The Panicum hallii strain FIL2 chromosome 9, PHallii_v3.1, whole genome shotgun sequence genome has a window encoding:
- the LOC112875684 gene encoding FHA domain-containing protein FHA2 has product MCILVPPLPMPHVKAVTATLGASAMPGGSSAADGEVEAGFAKLQGEDFEYYMQTYSIMLGRNSKKSTVDVDLSSLGGGMNISRHHARIFYDFQRRRFALDVIGKNGCLVEGVLHLPGNPPVKLDSQDLLQIGDKKFYFLLPTRSIFASAAAARHAPIIPPPLPPPSYARPGRPRLSDFHDRSFEGDYGREVDDIGTGISESGVRGKLIKRNKKSSGELDIYGGHRINVEAIGTLGEDSRSEIRSRGDRDIDNQQILQAEEKEVVSSVATVLSDLCGPGDWMPMAKLHTELLEQFGNVWHPSRVRKYLTTDDWSPTETKGRPWFGLLALLRKYPEHFVINTRSKGRVTSEFVSLVSLLS; this is encoded by the exons ATGTGTATACTGGTTCCGCCCCTGCCCATGCCCCACGTTAAGGCCGTCACTGCTACCTTGGGTGCCAGTGCAATGCCTGGTGGATCTTCAGCTGCTGATGGTGAAGTGGAGGCAGGGTTTGCAAAGCTCCAGGGCGAAGATTTCGAGTACTACATGCAGACATATTCAATCATGCTGGGGCGCAACAGCAAGAAATCGACAGTGGATGTGGATCTCTCGAGCCTCGGCGGGGGTATGAACATCTCCCGCCACCATGCCCGGATATTCTATGATTTCCAGCGTCGTCGGTTCGCCCTCGATGTTATTGGAAAGAATGGATGCCTTGTTGAAGGTGTTCTGCACCTCCCTGGAAACCCACCTGTTAAGCTTGATTCACAGGATCTCCTGCAGATTGGGGACAAAAAGTTTTACTTTCTGCTGCCGACGCGATCCATCTTTGCCTCAGCGGCTGCTGCTCGACATGCTCCCATTATTCCTCCACCGCTCCCACCACCATCATATGCACGTCCAGGCCGCCCTCGTTTGTCTGATTTTCACGACCGCTCCTTTGAAGGTGATTATGGCCGGGAGGTGGATGACATTGGGACTGGTATCAGTGAAAGTGGGGTGAGGGGAAAGTTGATAAAGAGAAACAAGAAGTCCTCTGGAGAGTTGGACATCTATGGTGGGCACCGAATCAATGTTGAAGCAATAGGAACGCTAGGTGAAG ACAGTAGATCAGAAATAAGATCAAGGGGTGACAGGGATATTGACAATCAACAAATCCTTCAAGCAGAAGAGAAGGAGGTGGTGTCATCTGTTGCCACAGTGTTATCTGACCTCTGCGGTCCTGGAGATTGGATGCCCATGGCAAAACTCCATACAGAG CTTCTTGAACAGTTTGGCAACGTGTGGCACCCCAGCAGGGTCCGAAAGTACCTAACAACAGATGACTGGTCACCAACAGAGACGAAGGGCAGGCCTTGGTTTGGCCTTCTGGCCCTGCTCAGAAAGTACCCAGAGCATTTTGTCATCAACACAAGATCAAAAGGCAGAGTGACCTCGGAGTTTGTTTCGCTGGTCTCCTTGCTCTCCTAG